The genomic region TCGCCTTCCGCAGCGCGTCGGCGGCGCCGCAGTCGGCGAGCGCCGCGAGCCGGGCCTGCGCCTCGTCCCGCTCCGCCGCCGCGCGCGCGGCCGCCGCGCCCTGCTCGGTGGCGCGGGCGCGGAGGGCCGCCGCGGCCCGCTCGGCCTCGTCCACCCGCTCGCGCGCCACCAGCGCGCCGGTGGCCTTGGCCGGGTGCTCCGTCGCCCCGCACACGGGGCAGGCGTGGCCGGGCGCGAGCTTCCCCGCGAACCAGGCCGCCATGCCGGCCTCCCGCGCCCGGGAGAGCGCCCGGGCCGCCTCCTCGGCCGACGACGACGCCGCGCTCGCGGCCGAGGCCGCCGCCTGCGCGCGTTCCAGCGCCGCGGCCCGTTCGCGGGCCCGCTCGGCGGCCTCGGCGCGCTCCCGGGCCACGTCGAGCGCGCGCTCCGCCGCGGCGAGCGCCTGCGCCGCCTCGCCGCCCGCCGCGGCGATCGGGCGGAGCTCCTCGAGCCGCCGGTCGGCCTCGCCGAGGCGCCGCTCCGCCTCGGTCACCTGCCGGGCCCGCTCGTCCCGCTCGGCGGCCCGCCGCGCCACCTCGGCCTCCGTCCCGTCCCGCGCCGCGATGGCCGCCGCCCGCCGCTGGAACGGCTCGACCGCGAGCTCGAGCCGCGCCGCCCGGGCGCGCAGGGCCTCGCGCTCCGGCCCCGCGGCCTCCGCGCCCGCCAGCTCCTTCCGGGCCGCCGCCAGCGCGGCCGCGGCGGCCTCCTCGGCCCGACCGGCCGCGCCCAGCCCCTCGAGCCGCTCCCGCTCGGCCCGGGCCGCCTCGGCCCCGCGCTCGAGCTCCGCCCGGACCCCCTCGGCCCGCCGCGCCGCCTCGAGGCGCGCCTCGTCGGCCAGGAGCCCGTCCCGCGCGGCCTCCAGCCGCGCCAGCGCCCCCCGCGCGGCGTCGAGCCGCCCGAAGCGCTCCGCCAGCGCCTCCGCCTCCCGGAGGGCCCGCTCGGAGAGCGCGTCTTCCGCCTCGCGCCGCGCGGCCTCGGCGCGCGCCGCCGCGAGCGCCCCCTCGCCCTCCTCGGCCCGCGCCGCGAGCGCCGCCGGCTCCTCGTCGCCGAGCTGCTCGCGCCAGCGGGTGTCGAGCACCGCCCGCTCCTGCCCGAGCGCCTGGGCGCGCCGCTCGAGCAGGTTCGCGACCTGCTCGTAGTCCTCGGTGCCGAAGAGCTTCTTGAGCAGGTCCTCGCGCTCCCGCGAGTCGGCCAGCAGGAGCCGCTTGAACTCTCCCTGCGGCAGCAGCACCACCTGGGTGAACTGCGCCGCGTCGAAGCCCAGCAGCTCCTCGATCTGCTCCGTCACCGCGCCGGCCCTGGTGGCCAGCACGGCCCCGTCCCGCTCGCGCCGCAAGGAGGCGGTGGGCGCCTGATCCACCTCGCCGTGGCCGCGCCGGGCCGGCCGGGTGAAGGCGGCCGTCCGCTCCACCGTGTAGACCTCGTCCCCCAGCGCGAACCGGAACCGGGCCCGGGGCGCCTCCTCCGGCGGGGCGAGGTCGCTCTTGAGCCTCGGCTGCGCGCCGCGCGACCCCGGCACTTCCCCGTACAGGGCGAAGACGATGGCGTCGAAGAGCGAGGTCTTGCCGGCGCCGGTCGGGCCGTGGATGAGGAACAGATCGCTGCCGCCGAGGAGCGCGAAGTCCACCACCTGCCGGCCGCGGTAGGGGCCGAACGCGGTCACCTCCAGCTCGAGCGGCCTCACGCGCCCCTCCCGGCCTTGAGGACCTCGTCGCAGGCCTCCTGGAAGAGCCGCCGCTCCTCCTCCCCGGGGGGCGCCCCGGCCATCTCGGCGAAGAACCCCTCGAAGAGCCGCAGGTGGTCGCCCCCCGCCGCCGCGAGGCGCGCGGCGAAGGAGCCCTCCACCGCCGCGGGGGTGAGCCCCTCCCGCTGCACCTCCAGCACGTGGGAGAACCGCTGCCGGAGCTTCCCGACCGCGTCGACGACGTAGCCCGGGTCGGTGAGCGTCGCCTGCACGAGATCGGTCCGGTGCCGCTCGTGAGCCGGGTCGCCGAGGAGCTCGGCCAGGGTCCCCCGAAGCTGGACCACGTCGCGCCGCGGCGTCAGCGAGAGGCGGCGGGTGCGCACCTCCCCGGGCGCGAGCTCGACCAGCTCCACCCCCTTCTCCTGCGCGGCCTCGCCGAAGGAGTACTTGAGGAGCGACCCGCTGTAGCGGAGCCATTCGCTCCCGGCGCTCTGCGGCGCGTGCAGGTGGCCGAGCGCGACGTAGTCGAAGCCGGCGAAGGTCTCGGGCGGGACGGCGCCGCTGCCGCCGACCGTGAGGGACCGCTCGCTCTCGGACGAGGCCGCGCCGTCCACGAAGGCGTGGGCGGCGAGGACCCGGACGCCGCCCCGGCCCGCGGCGTCGGCCCGGGCGCGCTCGAGCACCGCCGCGGTGGCGGCGGCGTGCCCCCGCAGCGCCTCGTCGCCGGTCTCGGCCCGGACCACCTCCGGCTCCACGTAGGGCACGGGGTAGAGGAAGCAGTCCACCCCGCCGCCCGACAGCGCCACCGGCTCCCCGGCGCGACGGCAGGTCCCCCGCACGTGGACGCCCTGCGCCTCGAGCAGCCGGGCGCCGAAGGCCAGCCGCTCGCCCGAGTCGTGGTTGCCGGCGAGGAGCACGAGCGGGATGCCGAGCTCGGCGCGGGTCCGGGTGAGGAAGTCGTCGAGGAGCGCCACCGCCTCGGCCGGCGGCACCGCCCGGTCGTAGACGTCCCCCGAGATCACCACCGCGTGCGGCCGCTCCTCCCGGAGCAGGAGCCGGAGCTGCTCGAGCGCGTGAACCTGGTCCTCGAGCAGCGACTCGCCATGGAGGGCACGGCCCAGGTGCCAGTCGGAGGTGTGGAGGAGCCGGAAGGCCATGCGGGCACTCTACACGGAGGTCCGACACGGTCCCCCCACCCCCGATCCCCGGCGACGGGGAGGCGTGGTACATCTCCCGGGTCCACGCCGACCTCCCGGGAACCGCCATGTCCGACTCCACCGCACCCGCCCTCACCGAAGGCTCGCTGCCCGGCGCGGCCAACGAGCCCCGCGCAGCGTCCCACCGCTGGCGCTTCCACCGCGTCGGCGGCCTCGACCAGGTCGCCCTCGAGACCGGCGAGGACCTGGCCCGCCTCGAGGCCCTCGACCCGAAGCTCTGGACCGCCCTCTCCTGCCCGACGAAGGGGCTCGAGCTCGACCCGCGCACCCTGGAGCTGCTCGACACCGACAAGGACGGGCGGGTGCGCGTCCCCGAGGTGCTGGCGGCGCTCCGCTGGTGCGCGGCGCGGCTCGCCGATCTCGGGGCGCTCATCCCGGGGGACGAGGCGCTCCCGCTCGCGGCCCTGTCGGACGGCACCGCCGAGGGGCGCGCCCTGCTCGGCGGCGCGCGGCGCATCCTCGAGAGCCTCGGCAAGCCCGGCGCCACGGAGCTCGTGCCCGCGGACGTGGCCGACACCAGCAAGGTGTTCGAGGGGACCCTCTTCAACGGCGACGGCGTCGTGCCGCCCGAGGCGGCCGAGGAGCCGGAGCTGCGGCAGCTCCTCGAGGAGGTCGTCGCCTGCGCCGGCGCGGTCCCGGACCGGAGCGGCCGCCCCGGCGTGGACCAGGCCCACCTCGACCGGTTCTTCGAGGAGCTGGAGCGGTTCGTCGCCTGGTGGCGGGACGGGGACGCCGCCGAGGGCGCCATGCCGCTCGGCGCGGCCACGCCCGCCGCGTTCGAGGCGGTGCGCGCCGTCCGGGAGCGGGTGGACGACTACTTCGCCCGCTGCGCGCTCGCCGGGCTCGACCCCCGCGGCGCCGCCGCGCTCAACCGGAGCGAGGCCGAGTGGGCCGCGCTCGCGGCGGGCGAGCTGTCCGCCGCCGGGCTCTCGGCCGCGGCCGCCTTCCCGCTCGCGCGCGTCGAGCCGGGCCGGTCGCTGCCGCTCCTCGAGGGGCTCAACCCGGCCTGGGCCGAGCGGATCGCCGCGTTCCGGCGCGACGCCGTGCTGCCCTTCCTGGGCGAGGCGCACGGGCGCGAGCTCGGCGCCGAGGCCTGGCGGAGCCTGAAGGCCGCGCTCGCCGCCCACGAGGCGTGGCAGGGGCGCAAGGCGGGCGCCGCGGTCGAGCCGCTCGGGCTCCTGCGCGCGCAGGCGCTGCTCGCCGGCGACGCCAAGGCGCAGGCCGAGGCGTTGCTCGGCCGCGACCGCGCCCTCGAGGCCGAGGCGGCGGCGGTCGGCGACGTGGCGCGGATGGTCCACTACCACCGCGACCTCTACCGGCTCCTGCGCAACTTCGTCTCCTTCGCCGACTTCTACGACGCCGGCGCCCAGGCGGTGTTCCAGGCGGGGACGCTCTACCTCGACGGGCGGAGCTGCGACCTCTGCGTGCAGGTGGACGACCCGGCGGCCCACGCCGGGCTCGCCGCGCTCTCGCGCATGTACATCGCCTACTGCGAGTGCCGGCGGCCGGGCGGCGAGAAGCTGCGCATCGCCGCCTGCTTCACGCAGGGCGACTCCGACTTCCTGATGGTCGGCCGCAACGGCGTCTTCTTCGATCGCAAGGGCCGGGACTGGGACGCGACCATCGTCAAGATCGTGGACAACCCCATCTCCATCCGGCAGGCGTTCTTCGCGCCCTACAAGAAGGCGCTCAAGCTGGTCGAGGAGCAGGTGCACCGGTTCGCCGCCAGCAAGTCCAAGGCGGCCGACGACCGGCTCGCGAACGGGATCGGCCACGCGTCGGACGCGGTGCTGCACGGGAAGCCGCCCGCGCCGGAGCCGGTGGACGTGGGGAAGATGGTCGGCATCGTCGCCGCCCTCGGCGTCGGCATCGGCGCCCTCGGCACGCTCTTCGGCGGGTTCGCCTCGGGCTTCCTCTCCCTCCAGCCCTGGTGGGCCAAGCTCGCCGCGATCGGCGGGGTGGTGCTGCTCATCTCCGGCCCCTCGATGCTCATCGCCTGGCTCAAGCTCCGCCAGCGGACGCTCGGGCCGGTGCTCGACGCCAACGGCTGGGCGGTCAACGGGCGGGTCCGGGTCAACATCCCGCTCGGCACGGCGCTCACCGCCCGCGCCGTCCTCCCGCCCGGCGCGAGCCGGTCGCTCGAGGACCCCTACGAGGACCGGGCCGCCCGGCGGCGGCGGCGGCAGGCCTGGGCCGTGGCGGCGCTGCTGGGCGCGGCGCTCCTCGCGGCCCGCCTCGCCCACCGCTGGCCGTTCTGAGCGGGGCGCCCGGAGCGCACGGCGGCTCGGGCGCGCGACCGGCTCCACCTCCGGAGCGGCGAGCGCCCGCTACAGCGCGAGGAAGTGGACGCTGAAGAGCCGCTCGTCGTCCACCCAGAGGCCGCCCTGGCGGAACCCGGCGCGCGCCGCCAGCGCCACGAACTCGCCGGGGCCGTACTTGTAGGAGCTCTCGGTGTGGATGCTCTCGCCGTCCTCGAAGCGGAAGGCGCGGCCGAGCGCGTGCACCTCCTGGCGCCCCACGCTCACGAGGTGCATCTCGATCCGGCTGCGCACCCGGTCGAAGAAGGCCCGGTGGCGGAAGCGGTCGAGGTCGAAGTCGGCGCCGAGCTCCCGGTTGGCCCGCGCGAGGAGGTTCAGGTTGAAGGCGGCGGTGACGCCCAGCCGGTCGTTGTAGGCCGCCTCCAGCACCGCCGGATCCTTGCGCAGATCCACGCCGATGAGGAGCGCGCCGCCCGGTCCGGCCTGCGAGGCGATGTGGCGCAGGAGCCCGACCGCCTCCGGCGGGTGGAAGTTCCCGATGGTCGACCCGGGAAAGTACACGGCCCGGCGCGCCGGCTGCAGCCCCTCGAGCGGGAGCGCGAGGTGGGCGGTGAAGTCGCCGCAGACCGGCCGGATCGGGATCGCCGGGAAGCGCTCCCGCAGCGCCGCCGCCGCCGCGAGGAGCGGCTCGCGCGAGATGTCCACCGGCACGTAGCCGGCCGGCCGGTCGAGCTCGCGCAGGAGCACGCGGGTCTTGAGCGACGAGCCGGAGCCGTACTCGACGACGACGCAGCGCGGCCCGAGCAGCGCGGCCATCTCGCCGCCCCAGGTCTCCATGATGTCGAGCTCGGTCCGGGTCGGGTAGTACTCCGGCAGCTCGCAGATGAGGTCGAAGAGCCGCGAGCCGCGCTCGTCGTAGAAGTACTTGGCCGGGAGCTCCTTCGCCGGGCGCGACAGCCCCTCCACGAGGTCGGCGGCGAAGCCGGTCGCGGTACCGACGAGCGGGGTGGCGAGGTCGTTCGCGATCATCGGAGATCCTTCGCGACCCGCAGGCCGGCGAGCTGCCAGCGGGCGTCGGGGTAGAAGAAGTTGCGGTAGGTGGGGCGCAGGTGGGACGCGGGGGTGAAGGCGGAGCCGCCGCGCAGGACGAGCTGGCTCACCATGAACTTGCCGTTGTACTCGCCGAGGGCGCCGGGGGCCGGGGCGAAGCCGGGGTACGGCGCGTAGGCGCTGCGGGTCCACTCCCAGACGTCGCCGAAGAGCTGACCCGGCCCGTCCGCCGAGGCCGCCGCGCACGGGTGGTAGCGGCCCGCCTCGGCGAGGTTGCCCGCCACCTCGGCCCCCGAGGCCGCGGCCTCCCACTCCTCCTCGGTCGGGAGCCGCGCCCCGAGGAAGCGGGCCACCGCGTCGGCCTCGAAGAAGGAGAGGTGCGCCGCCGGCGCGTCGAGGTCGAGCGGCCGCGTCCCCGCGAGCGTGAACTCCGCGAACCCTCCGCCGTCGGGCTCCCAGTAGAGCGGCGCCTCCCAGCCGCGCGCCTTCACCGCGGCGAAGCCGTCGGAGAGCCAGAGCTCCGGTCGCCGGTAGCCGCCCTCCGCCACGAACTCCGCCACCTCGCCGTTGGAGACCGGGCGCGCCGCGAGCGCGAAGGGCTCGAGGAACGCCCGGTGCCGGGGCCGCTCGTTGTCGAAGGCGAAGCCCGCGCCGCCATCGCCCACCTCCACGAGGCCGCCCGGCAGCGCCTCGAAGCGGAGCGGCCCGGCGGCGGCGCCGGACGGACCGGGCAGGTCGGCGCGCCAGGCGGGCCGGAGCGGGTTCTGGAAGAGCGCGTGCTTCACGTCGGTGAGGACGAGCTCCTGGTGCTGCTGCTCGTGGTGCAGCCCGAGCTCGAGCACGTCGAGCTCCCCGCCGCCGCAGCGCCCGGCGTCGAGCCACTCCCCCACCCCGGCGTCCACGTGCGCCCGGTAGGCGTGGACCTCGGCGAGCGACGGCCGCGTGAGGAGCCCGCGCCGCGGCCGCTCGTGCCTCGGGCCCACCGCCTCGTAGTAGGAGTTGAACAGGTAGGCGAAGCGCGGGTGGAAGCGGGGGCGCCGCGGCAGGGCGCGCGAGAGGACGAACTCCTCGAAGAACCAGGTCGTGTGCGCGAGGTGCCACTTCACCGGGCTCGCGTCCGGCATCGACTGCACCTGCTGGTCCTCGGGGCTGAGCGGCGCCGCGAGCGCGAGGGTGGCCCGGCGCACCGCGTCGAAGCGCTCGCGCAGCGTCGCGGCCCTGGCCCGGTCGGGCTCGCCGCGACGCTTCCCCGCACCGATCTGGGCCGCGGTCGAGTCCACCTCCGGGAACGTGAGGTGCCGGACCGCCCCGAGCAAGCTCCAGAGCGCGCCCTCCCCGCCTGTGTCCCGGGCGAACCCCAGTGATTCCCGCTAGACCCGGAAGGTCATGGACGCGAGGCGCCCCATCCTGGTGACCGGCGCGACCGGCTACGTCGGCGGCCGGCTGGCGCCGCGGCTCGTGGAGCTGGGCGAGCGGGTGCGCGTGCTGGCGCGGGAGCCGGGGCGGCTCGCCGGCCGCCCCTGGCTCGGCAAGGTGGAGGTGGTCGCGGGGGACGTGCTCCGGCCGGAGACCCTGGGCGCGGCCCTGCGCGACGCGCGCGCCGCCTGCTACCTCGTGCACAGCATGGCGGGGAGCCGGGGGTTCCACGAGCGCGACCTCCGCGCGGCGGCCACCTTCGCCGCCGCGGCGCGCGAGGCCGGCGTGGAGCGGATCGTCTACCTGGGCGGGCTCGGCGCCGGGCCGGAGCTCTCGCCGCACCTCCGCTCGCGGCAGGAGACGGGCGACGCGCTGCGGGCCGCCGGCGTGCCGGTCGTCGAGCTCCGGGCCGGCATCGTGGTCGGCTCGGGCTCCGTCTCGTTCGAGATGATCCGCTACCTCACCGAGCGGCTCCCGGTGATGATCTGCCCGCGCTGGGTCTACCGCCGGATCCAGCCCATCGCCATCCGCGACGTGCTCGCCTACCTCGCCGCGGCCCTCGCCCTCCCCGCCGGCGAGGGGCTCACCGTCGAGATCGGCGGCGCCGACGTCCTCACCTACCGGGACCTCATGCTCGGCTACGCCCGGCTGCGCGGGCTCAAGCGGCTCCTGGTCCCGGTCCCGGCGCTCACGCCCGGGCTCTCGGCCCGGTGGGTCCACCTCGTGACGCCCGTGCCCGCGCGGCTGGCGCGCCCGCTCGTGGAGGGGCTGCGCGCCGACGTCGTCGTCCGCGACGACTCGGCCCGGCGGCTCTTCCCGGAGATCCGGCCGATGGGCTACGAGCCGGCCCTGCGGCTCGCGCTCGAGAAGCTCGACCGGGGCGAGACCGAGACCAGCTGGACCGACCCGCTCGTCTCCTCCCAGGGCGACGTCCCGCCGGTGCAGCTCACCACCGAGCGCGGCCTGGTGGTGGAGCGGCGACAGCTCAAGGTGGCCGCGCCCCGGGAGACGGTGTTCCGCGCCTTCACCGGCCTGGGCGGCGCGCGCGGCTGGCTGTACGCCGACTGGGCCTGGAAGCTGCGCGGCGCGGCGGACCGGCTCCTCGGCGGCGTCGGCTTCCGCCGGGGTCGGCGCCACCCCGACGAGCTCCGGCCGGGCGACGCGCTCGACTTCTGGCGCGTCGAGGCGGTCGAGCCGGACCGGCTCCTGCGACTGCGCGCGGAGATGAAGGTGCCGGGGCGGGCCTGGCTCCAGTTCGAGGCGAACCCGATCGCCGGCGGCGAGGTGCTCCTCACCCAGACCGCCTTCTTCGCGCCGCGGGGGCTCGGCGGCCTCCTCTACTGGTACCTGCTCTACCCCATCCACGGGCTCATCTTCTCGAACCTGGTCCGGCGCGTCGCGGAGCGGGCGCGCGCGCTCGCCGCGGCGGAGGGCCGGTGAAGGCGGGGCGGTCCAGGGGCGCGGCGGCGCCGGAGGTCCGCTCCCGGGGCGAGCCCGCGCCCGACCTGCGCGTCCGCGCCGCCAACGATCGCCCGGTCGCGCCCGGCGGCGCCTACGTCCTCTACTGGATGATCGCGGCCCGGCGCCCCGCCTTCAGCCACGCGCTCGACCGGGCGGTGGCGCTCGCGCGCGAGCTGCGCAAGCCGCTGCTGGTGCTCGAGCCCCTGCGCGCCGGGTATCCGTGGGCGAGCGACCGGCTCCACCGCTTCGTCATGGACGGGATGGCGGCGAACGCCCGGGCCTTCGCGCGCGCCGGGGCGAGCTACCTCCCCTACCTCGAGCCCGAGCCCGGCGCCGGGAAGGGGCTCCTCGAGGCGCTCGCCGCGCGGGCGGCGGCGGTCGTGACCGACGACTGGCCGGCCTTCTTCCTGCCGCGGATGGTGGCGGCGGCGGCGGCGCGCCTGCCGGTCCGGCTCGAGGCGGTGGACGGGAACGGGCTCCTGCCGATGCGCGCCGCGCCGCGCCTCTTCCTGAACGCGCAGGGGCTGCGGCGCTTCCTCCAGGGCCACCTCGCGCCGCACCTGCGCGCGCTCCCGTCGCCGGCGCCGCTCGAGGAGGACTTCCCGCGGCGGCTCGCGCTCCCGGACGACGTGCTCCGCCGCTGGCCGCCCGCCTCCGGGGCGGACCTCGCGCCCGGCGGCCCGCTCCTGGCGCGGCTCCCCATCGATCACGCGGTCCCGCCGGCGCCGCTCCAGGGCGGCTGCGAGGCCGGCGCGGCGGCGCTCGCGTCCTTCGTCGAGGACGGCCTCGCCCGCTACGGCGGCGACCGGAGCCGGCCCGACGAGGAGATGGGGAGCGGCCTCTCGCCCTACCTGCACTTCGGCCACGTCGGCGCGCACCAGGCCTTCCTCGCGGTGGCGGCGCGGGAGGGCTGGGCGGAGACCCGCCTCTCGTGGGAGGTGACGGGGCAGCGGCTCGGGTGGTGGGGGCTGTCGGAGGGGGCGGAGAGCTTCCTCGACGAGCTCGTCACCTGGCGCGAGCTCGGCTTCAACATGTGCCACCTCCGGCCCGACCACCTCGCCTACGGCTCGCTCCCGGAGTGGGCGCGCGCCACCCTCGCCGCGCACGCCTCCGACCCGCGCCCGCACCGCTACGGCCTGGCGGAGCTCGAGGCGGCCGCCACCCACGACCCGCTCTGGAACGCCGCGCAGCGCGAGCTCCTCGGCGCCGGCCGCATCCACTCCTACCTGCGGATGCTCTGGGGGAAGAAGATCCTGGAGTGGTCGCCGTCACCGGAGGAGGCGCTCCGGGTGATGCTCCACCTCAACGACAGGTACGCCCTCGACGGGCGCGACCCGAACTCGGCCACCGGCATCTT from Anaeromyxobacter paludicola harbors:
- a CDS encoding AAA family ATPase, with protein sequence MRPLELEVTAFGPYRGRQVVDFALLGGSDLFLIHGPTGAGKTSLFDAIVFALYGEVPGSRGAQPRLKSDLAPPEEAPRARFRFALGDEVYTVERTAAFTRPARRGHGEVDQAPTASLRRERDGAVLATRAGAVTEQIEELLGFDAAQFTQVVLLPQGEFKRLLLADSREREDLLKKLFGTEDYEQVANLLERRAQALGQERAVLDTRWREQLGDEEPAALAARAEEGEGALAAARAEAARREAEDALSERALREAEALAERFGRLDAARGALARLEAARDGLLADEARLEAARRAEGVRAELERGAEAARAERERLEGLGAAGRAEEAAAAALAAARKELAGAEAAGPEREALRARAARLELAVEPFQRRAAAIAARDGTEAEVARRAAERDERARQVTEAERRLGEADRRLEELRPIAAAGGEAAQALAAAERALDVARERAEAAERARERAAALERAQAAASAASAASSSAEEAARALSRAREAGMAAWFAGKLAPGHACPVCGATEHPAKATGALVARERVDEAERAAAALRARATEQGAAAARAAAERDEAQARLAALADCGAADALRKAKEEAGRRVLLARSAAAEMESASAARQKLAARLQGARPQLAAAEAALGAAREALAAAAAALEALARQAGEAGVAGDPRPELAEARERLAALESAARRAVRTEGEAAAALAAASSRRGAAEGELEAARARRARAAAALEEACRGAGFGSGEAVRAALLDAAALAALEGSVRSRREQQAAAASAAGELEAALEGLLRPDLAAARARRDEARAALAGARERCGALEREREAVAARRARLDELARERAAVEERLAVARRLADVCSGRLRGSLNLSLQRYVLAARMEEVAEAASRRLLVMSRGRYRFRHDAAKARANAAAGLSLLVEDGWTGHDRAVGALSGGESFLASLSLALGLSDVVLARSGGRRLDALFVDEGFGSLDEETLDQALQALDELRAARRMVGIISHVEELKRRIPARVEVLKGQQGSTVVVRAG
- a CDS encoding exonuclease SbcCD subunit D; translation: MAFRLLHTSDWHLGRALHGESLLEDQVHALEQLRLLLREERPHAVVISGDVYDRAVPPAEAVALLDDFLTRTRAELGIPLVLLAGNHDSGERLAFGARLLEAQGVHVRGTCRRAGEPVALSGGGVDCFLYPVPYVEPEVVRAETGDEALRGHAAATAAVLERARADAAGRGGVRVLAAHAFVDGAASSESERSLTVGGSGAVPPETFAGFDYVALGHLHAPQSAGSEWLRYSGSLLKYSFGEAAQEKGVELVELAPGEVRTRRLSLTPRRDVVQLRGTLAELLGDPAHERHRTDLVQATLTDPGYVVDAVGKLRQRFSHVLEVQREGLTPAAVEGSFAARLAAAGGDHLRLFEGFFAEMAGAPPGEEERRLFQEACDEVLKAGRGA
- the egtD gene encoding L-histidine N(alpha)-methyltransferase; the encoded protein is MIANDLATPLVGTATGFAADLVEGLSRPAKELPAKYFYDERGSRLFDLICELPEYYPTRTELDIMETWGGEMAALLGPRCVVVEYGSGSSLKTRVLLRELDRPAGYVPVDISREPLLAAAAALRERFPAIPIRPVCGDFTAHLALPLEGLQPARRAVYFPGSTIGNFHPPEAVGLLRHIASQAGPGGALLIGVDLRKDPAVLEAAYNDRLGVTAAFNLNLLARANRELGADFDLDRFRHRAFFDRVRSRIEMHLVSVGRQEVHALGRAFRFEDGESIHTESSYKYGPGEFVALAARAGFRQGGLWVDDERLFSVHFLAL
- the egtB gene encoding ergothioneine biosynthesis protein EgtB, which encodes MLGAVRHLTFPEVDSTAAQIGAGKRRGEPDRARAATLRERFDAVRRATLALAAPLSPEDQQVQSMPDASPVKWHLAHTTWFFEEFVLSRALPRRPRFHPRFAYLFNSYYEAVGPRHERPRRGLLTRPSLAEVHAYRAHVDAGVGEWLDAGRCGGGELDVLELGLHHEQQHQELVLTDVKHALFQNPLRPAWRADLPGPSGAAAGPLRFEALPGGLVEVGDGGAGFAFDNERPRHRAFLEPFALAARPVSNGEVAEFVAEGGYRRPELWLSDGFAAVKARGWEAPLYWEPDGGGFAEFTLAGTRPLDLDAPAAHLSFFEADAVARFLGARLPTEEEWEAAASGAEVAGNLAEAGRYHPCAAASADGPGQLFGDVWEWTRSAYAPYPGFAPAPGALGEYNGKFMVSQLVLRGGSAFTPASHLRPTYRNFFYPDARWQLAGLRVAKDLR
- a CDS encoding DUF2867 domain-containing protein, giving the protein MDARRPILVTGATGYVGGRLAPRLVELGERVRVLAREPGRLAGRPWLGKVEVVAGDVLRPETLGAALRDARAACYLVHSMAGSRGFHERDLRAAATFAAAAREAGVERIVYLGGLGAGPELSPHLRSRQETGDALRAAGVPVVELRAGIVVGSGSVSFEMIRYLTERLPVMICPRWVYRRIQPIAIRDVLAYLAAALALPAGEGLTVEIGGADVLTYRDLMLGYARLRGLKRLLVPVPALTPGLSARWVHLVTPVPARLARPLVEGLRADVVVRDDSARRLFPEIRPMGYEPALRLALEKLDRGETETSWTDPLVSSQGDVPPVQLTTERGLVVERRQLKVAAPRETVFRAFTGLGGARGWLYADWAWKLRGAADRLLGGVGFRRGRRHPDELRPGDALDFWRVEAVEPDRLLRLRAEMKVPGRAWLQFEANPIAGGEVLLTQTAFFAPRGLGGLLYWYLLYPIHGLIFSNLVRRVAERARALAAAEGR
- a CDS encoding cryptochrome/DNA photolyase family protein, yielding MKAGRSRGAAAPEVRSRGEPAPDLRVRAANDRPVAPGGAYVLYWMIAARRPAFSHALDRAVALARELRKPLLVLEPLRAGYPWASDRLHRFVMDGMAANARAFARAGASYLPYLEPEPGAGKGLLEALAARAAAVVTDDWPAFFLPRMVAAAAARLPVRLEAVDGNGLLPMRAAPRLFLNAQGLRRFLQGHLAPHLRALPSPAPLEEDFPRRLALPDDVLRRWPPASGADLAPGGPLLARLPIDHAVPPAPLQGGCEAGAAALASFVEDGLARYGGDRSRPDEEMGSGLSPYLHFGHVGAHQAFLAVAAREGWAETRLSWEVTGQRLGWWGLSEGAESFLDELVTWRELGFNMCHLRPDHLAYGSLPEWARATLAAHASDPRPHRYGLAELEAAATHDPLWNAAQRELLGAGRIHSYLRMLWGKKILEWSPSPEEALRVMLHLNDRYALDGRDPNSATGIFWVLGRYDRPWAPERPIYGSIRYMSSERTLKKLGGLAGYLRRWGAPGRSAPEQLELHGAPAGEAGGPGAAGRRASGVARRRRGR